From Carya illinoinensis cultivar Pawnee chromosome 5, C.illinoinensisPawnee_v1, whole genome shotgun sequence, one genomic window encodes:
- the LOC122310950 gene encoding uncharacterized protein LOC122310950 — MWWMMGETGGHYCNKKTDDICGDVCGQESNRLLSMSRLRCLLHRGWDVKTLLFLFAFVPSCIFFIFLHGQKISYFLRPLWESPPKPFHVLPHYYHENVSMENQCKLHGWGIREFPRRVFDAVLYSNEKEILELRWKELYPYVTQFVLLESDSTFTGLRKPLVFARHRNQFKFAESRLTYGTIGGRFRKGENPFVEEAYQRVALDLLLQNAGIDDDDLLIMSDVDEIPSRHTINLLRWCDDIPPILHLQLKNYLYSFEFHVDDNSWRASVHRYQKGKTRYAHYRQTDDILADAGWHCSFCFRQISEFIFKMKAYSHYDRVRFSRYLKPERVQKVICKGADLFDMLPEEYTFKDIIGKMGPVPHSFSAVHLPSYLLDNAEKYKFLLPGNCKRESG; from the exons atgtggtggatgatgGGTGAGACTGGAGGTCACTACTGTAACAAGAAAACCGATGATATTTGCGGCGATGTTTGTGGCCAG GAATCAAACCGACTGCTGAGCATGTCAAGACTTCGCTGTCTTCTGCATCGTGGTTGGGACGTGAAAACCTTGCTCTTTCTTTTTGCATTCGTTCCCTCGtgcatatttttcatctttttgcACGGGCAGAAGATCTCATACTTCCTGCGGCCACTATGGGAATCCCCACCCAAACCTTTTCATGTACTTCCACATTATTATCATGAGAATGTGTCAATGGAGAACCAGTGCAAACTTCACGGTTGGGGAATCCGCGAGTTCCCAAGGCGTGTTTTTGATGCAGTGTTGTACAGCAATGAGAAGGAAATCCTTGAACTACGCTGGAAAGAATTGTATCCCTATGTGACACAATTTGTACTCCTTGAGTCAGATTCAACATTCACAGGATTGCGAAAGCCTTTGGTTTTTGCCAGGCATCGAAATCAGTTCAAATTTGCAGAATCCCGATTAACATATGGGACAATTGGGGGGAGATTTAGGAAAGGAGAAAACCCATTTGTTGAGGAGGCATATCAGCGAGTAGCATTGGACCTGCTCCTCCAAAATGCAGGTATTGACGATGATGACTTGTTGATAATGTCTGATGTTGATGAGATCCCAAGCAGGCACACAATCAATCTCTTGAGGTGGTGTGATGACATACCTCCTATCCTTCATCTTCAGCTGAAGAACTATCTTTATTCTTTCGAGTTCCATGTGGATGATAACAGTTGGAGAGCTTCAGTCCACAGATATCAAAAGGGTAAGACAAGATATGCGCATTATCGCCAGACGGATGACATCTTGGCTGATGCAGGCTGGCATTGTAGCTTTTGCTTCCGCCAGATCAGTGAGtttatatttaagatgaaaGCTTACAGCCATTATGATAGAGTTAGGTTCTCTCGTTATTTGAAGCCTGAAAGAGTCCAGAAAGTAATCTGCAAGGGGGCTGATTTATTTGATATGCTTCCAGAGGAGTACACCTTCAAAGATATCATAGGGAAAATGGGGCCTGTTCCTCATTCCTTCTCAGCTGTTCATCTTCCATCGTATCTTTTGGACAATGCAGAAAAGTATAAATTTCTGTTGCCTGGGAATTGCAAAAGAGAAAGTGGCTGA